A window from Rhineura floridana isolate rRhiFlo1 chromosome 17, rRhiFlo1.hap2, whole genome shotgun sequence encodes these proteins:
- the LOC133371733 gene encoding myeloid-associated differentiation marker-like: protein MPTLELNPRSIISPLGIVRLFEIFLSCTAFSLVAVHHSYDGAEGAWSMFTWCFCFTISVFIVIVELLGLAESLPLSWQDFTSAFSMLAALMVFTTSILYPSIFISKKCRSTKCSYEGAATAMSCLCFIAYAIEVGLTRAKARELGSFLATIPGLLKVFEIYVACIIFSLVGGTGGYYAVWPGLQRCLAVYCICFIITLLIVILTIGRCLASLPFPLEKALVGYNIWAVALYVTAVIVWPIYSFKLITRPYPCTMDNFYCIRWNNLLGVTFLTFFNLIAYIVDLVYSSKMVLVTMPA from the coding sequence ATGCCGACACTTGAGCTAAACCCTCGCTCCATCATCTCTCCGCTGGGGATTGTCCGCTTATTTGAGATCTTCCTCTCTTGCACGGCCTTCAGCTTGGTGGCTGTCCACCACAGCTATGATGGCGCCGAAGGAGCCTGGTCCATGTTTACCTGGTGCTTCTGTTTCACCATCTCTGTCTTCATTGTGATCGTGGAGCTCCTCGGCTTGGCCGAGTCGCTGCCTCTCTCCTGGCAGGACTTCACCTCCGCCTTCTCCATGCTGGCCGCTCTCATGGTCTTCACCACGTCAATCCTCTACCCGTCCATCTTCATATCAAAGAAGTGCCGATCCACAAAATGCAGCTACGAGGGCGCAGCCACCGCCATGTCCTGCTTGTGCTTCATTGCCTACGCCATAGAAGTGGGGTTGACCAGGGCCAAAGCTAGAGAACTCGGCAGCTTCCTTGCCACCATCCCTGGCCTCCTGAAGGTCTTTGAGATCTATGTGGCTTGCATCATCTTCTCCTTGGTGGGCGGAACGGGGGGGTACTATGCAGTGTGGCCTGGCCTCCAGAGGTGCCTAGCCGTCTACTGCATCTGCTTCATCATCACGCTGCTCATTGTCATTCTCACCATCGGGCGTTGCCTCGCCAGCCTGCCTTTCCCCTTGGAGAAAGCCCTGGTGGGCTACAACATCTGGGCTGTGGCCTTATATGTAACGGCGGTAATTGTATGGCCCATATACTCCTTCAAACTCATTACAAGACCATATCCGTGTACCATGGATAATTTTTATTGTATCCGCTGGAACAATCTGCTCGGGGTGACCTTCCTCACATTCTTCAACCTCATCGCCTACATTGTGGACCTTGTCTACTCTTCTAAGATGGTCTTGGTGACCATGCCAGCTTAA